In Macaca thibetana thibetana isolate TM-01 chromosome 8, ASM2454274v1, whole genome shotgun sequence, one DNA window encodes the following:
- the SOX17 gene encoding transcription factor SOX-17 encodes MSSPDAGYASDDQSQTRSALPAVMAGLGPCPWAESLSPIGDMKVKGEAPASSGAPAGTAGRAKGESRIRRPMNAFMVWAKDERKRLAQQNPDLHNAELSKMLGKSWKALTLAEKRPFVEEAERLRVQHMQDHPNYKYRPRRRKQVKRLKRVEGGFLHGLAEPQAAALGPEGGRVAMDGLGLPFPEQGFPAGPPLLPPHMGGHYRDCQSLGAPPLDGYQLPTPDTSPLDGVDPDSAFFAAPMPGDCPAAGTYSYSQVSDYAGPPEPPAGPIHPRLGPEPAGPSMPGLLAPPSALHMYYGAMGSHGAGGGRGFQMQPQHQHQHQHQHQPPGPGQPSPPPEALPCRDGTDPNQPAELLGEVDRTEFEQYLHFVCKPEMGLPYQGHDSSVNLPDSHGAISSVVSDASSAVYYCNYPDV; translated from the exons ATGAGCAGCCCGGATGCGGGATACGCCAGTGACGACCAGAGCCAGACCCGGAGCGCGCTGCCCGCGGTGATGGCCGGGCTGGGCCCCTGCCCCTGGGCCGAGTCGCTGAGCCCCATCGGGGACATGAAGGTGAAGGGCGAGGCGCCGGCGAGCAGCGGAGCGCCGGCCGGGACCGCGGGCAGAGCCAAGGGCGAGTCCCGTATCCGGCGGCCGATGAACGCCTTCATGGTGTGGGCTAAGGACGAGCGCAAGCGGCTGGCGCAGCAGAATCCAGACCTGCACAACGCGGAGCTGAGCAAGATGCTGG GCAAGTCGTGGAAGGCGCTGACGCTGGCGGAGAAGCGGCCTTTCGTGGAGGAGGCCGAGCGGCTGCGCGTGCAGCACATGCAGGACCACCCCAACTACAAGTACCGGCCGCGGCGGCGCAAGCAGGTGAAGCGGCTGAAGCGGGTGGAGGGCGGCTTCCTACACGGCCTGGCCGAGCCGCAGGCGGCGGCGCTGGGCCCCGAGGGCGGCCGAGTGGCCATGGACGGCCTGGGCCTCCCGTTCCCCGAGCAGGGCTTCCCTGCCGGTCCGCCGCTGCTGCCTCCGCACATGGGCGGCCACTACCGCGACTGCCAGAGTCTGGGCGCGCCTCCGCTCGACGGCTATCAGTTGCCCACGCCCGACACGTCCCCGCTGGACGGCGTGGACCCCGACTCGGCTTTCTTCGCCGCCCCGATGCCCGGGGACTGCCCGGCGGCCGGCACCTACAGCTACTCGCAGGTCTCGGACTACGCTGGCCCCCCGGAGCCTCCCGCCGGCCCCATACACCCCAGACTCGGCCCAGAGCCCGCGGGTCCATCGATGCCGGGCCTCCTGGCGCCACCCAGCGCCCTGCACATGTACTACGGCGCGATGGGCTCGCACGGGGCGGGCGGCGGGCGCGGCTTCCAAATGCAGCCGCAACACCaacaccagcaccagcaccagcaccagcccCCGGGTCCCGGACAGCCGTCGCCCCCTCCGGAGGCACTGCCCTGCCGGGACGGCACGGACCCCAACCAGCCCGCCGAGCTTCTCGGAGAGGTGGACCGCACGGAATTTGAACAGTATCTGCACTTCGTGTGCAAGCCTGAGATGGGCCTCCCCTACCAGGGGCATGACTCCAGTGTGAATCTCCCCGACAGCCACGGGGCCATTTCCTCCGTGGTGTCCGACGCCAGCTCCGCGGTATATTACTGCAACTATCCTGACGTGTGA